From Magnolia sinica isolate HGM2019 chromosome 13, MsV1, whole genome shotgun sequence, one genomic window encodes:
- the LOC131223107 gene encoding putative clathrin assembly protein At2g25430, whose translation MAPSTIRKAIGAVKDQTSIGIAKVSSNTAPDLDVAIVKATSHDDDPADERHVREILTLTSYSRGYVNACVSMVSKRLGKTRDWIVALKSLTLVHRLLADGDPSFQQEILYATRRGTRLLNMSDFRDEAHSNSWDHSAFVRTYALYLDQRLECSVYEKKQGGSGAGDRELRRRHSDYGEFDSYNGSGSGYGGHGRSPSGYGDYSSPPPRNDRSPQQQQQPITPLRDMKPERVLGRMNQMQLLLDRFLACRPTGTAKNSRMVLIALYPVVKESFQLYADICEILAVLLDRFFDMEYPECVKAFEAYARAAKQIDELAAFYAWCKDTGVARSSEYPEVQRITDKLLETLEEFMRDRARRPKSPEREVVPPPEVAHEEPAPDMNSIKALPAPSDYEEPPREEKPAPVKQPEQSEADLLNLRDDAISADDQGNRFALALFSGAPGANGANGSWEAFPSNGESEVTSAWQTPAAEGGKADWELALVESASNLNKQKAALAGGFDPLLLNGMYDQGAVRQHVSAQANTGGSASSVALPGPSKTPVLALPAPDGTVQTVGQDPFAASLIVPPPPYVQMADMEKKQQLLTQEQLLWQQYARDGMQGQVGLAKIGGNGFYTTAAPPMPMPYGMPMPMPHVNGGGYYAPY comes from the coding sequence ATGGCACCGAGCACGATCCGGAAGGCGATCGGAGCGGTGAAGGATCAGACGAGTATCGGCATTGCAAAGGTGTCCAGCAACACGGCCCCCGATCTCGACGTCGCGATCGTCAAGGCCACCAGCCACGACGACGATCCGGCCGACGAGAGGCACGTGCGCGAGATCCTGACCCTTACTTCGTATTCGAGGGGCTACGTCAATGCCTGCGTCTCCATGGTCTCGAAGCGTTTGGGGAAAACGCGCGACTGGATCGTCGCCCTCAAGTCCCTGACGCTGGTCCACCGGCTGCTGGCGGACGGCGATCCCAGCTTCCAGCAGGAGATCCTTTACGCCACACGCCGCGGAACCCGGCTGCTGAATATGTCCGATTTCCGCGACGAGGCGCATTCCAATTCGTGGGACCACTCGGCGTTCGTTCGCACATATGCGCTGTATCTGGATCAGAGGCTGGAGTGTTCGGTGTATGAGAAGAAGCAGGGCGGGAGCGGTGCTGGCGATAGGGAGTTACGCAGGCGGCATTCGGATTATGGGGAATTCGATTCGTATAATGGCAGCGGCAGTGGATACGGCGGTCATGGACGGTCTCCTTCGGGTTATGGGGATTACTCGAGCCCGCCGCCACGGAACGACCGGAgtccgcagcagcagcagcagccaatAACCCCGCTCCGGGATATGAAGCCGGAGCGGGTGCTGGGGCGGATGAACCAGATGCAGCTGCTGCTGGATCGGTTCTTGGCGTGCCGGCCCACTGGTACGGCCAAGAACAGCCGGATGGTCCTCATCGCTCTGTACCCTGTTGTTAAGGAGAGTTTCCAGCTCTATGCTGACATCTGCGAGATCTTGGCAGTTTTGCTCGACCGCTTCTTTGACATGGAGTACCCTGAATGTGTTAAGGCGTTTGAGGCCTATGCTCGGGCCGCCAAGCAGATCGACGAGCTGGCGGCATTCTATGCGTGGTGTAAGGACACAGGTGTGGCCCGATCATCTGAATATCCAGAGGTGCAGAGGATCACAGATAAGCTGTTGGAGACACTGGAGGAGTTCATGAGGGATAGGGCTAGGAGGCCAAAGAGCCCAGAGAGAGAGGTGGTCCCGCCACCGGAGGTGGCTCACGAGGAGCCAGCGCCGGATATGAACAGCATCAAGGCACTACCCGCACCATCTGATTATGAGGAGCCTCCCCGGGAGGAGAAACCAGCGCCTGTAAAGCAGCCAGAACAGAGCGAAGCAGATCTTTTGAATCTCAGGGACGATGCAATATCTGCTGATGATCAGGGCAATAGGTTTGCTCTGGCTCTTTTCTCTGGTGCGCCGGGGGCAAATGGTGCAAATGGGTCATGGGAAGCCTTCCCATCGAATGGGGAGTCTGAAGTGACTTCGGCGTGGCAGACACCTGCCGCTGAGGGCGGAAAAGCCGATTGGGAGCTTGCCCTGGTTGAATCAGCGAGCAATCTTAATAAGCAGAAGGCAGCATTGGCAGGCGGATTCGATCCGCTGTTGTTGAATGGGATGTATGATCAGGGCGCCGTGAGGCAGCATGTGAGTGCCCAAGCGAACACAGGAGGGAGCGCCAGCAGCGTTGCATTGCCAGGACCTAGCAAGACACCAGTTTTAGCATTGCCAGCTCCTGATGGCACCGTCCAGACGGTGGGGCAGGATCCATTTGCGGCGTCGCTGATCGTCCCACCACCACCATATGTGCAGATGGCAGACATGGAAAAGAAGCAGCAGTTGCTGACACAGGAGCAGCTGCTGTGGCAGCAGTACGCGCGGGATGGTATGCAAGGACAGGTTGGCTTGGCGAAGATAGGTGGCAATGGGTTCTACACCACGGCGGCTCCCCCCATGCCGATGCCTTATGGGATGCCCATGCCGATGCCACACGTCAATGGAGGTGGGTACTATGCACCTTATTGA